Proteins found in one Vulpes vulpes isolate BD-2025 chromosome 13, VulVul3, whole genome shotgun sequence genomic segment:
- the INSRR gene encoding insulin receptor-related protein isoform X2 has protein sequence MAVPSLCPWVACLLVILLSLGFGLDTLEVCPSLDIRSEVAELRRLENCSVVEGHLQILLMFTATGEDFRGLSFPRLTQVTDYLLLFRVYGLESLRDLFPNLAVVRGARLFLGYALVVYEMPHLRDVGLLALGAVLRGAVRVEKNQELCHLSTIDWGLLQPSPSANHIVGNKLREECADVCPGVLGATGQPCARTTFSGHTDYRCWTSSHCQRVCPCPHGLACTAGGECCHTECLGGCSRPEDPRACVACRHLYFQGACHRACPPGTYQHESWRCVTAERCASLRSVPGRTSIFGIHEGSCLAQCPPGFTRNGSSMFCHKCEGLCPKECKVGTKTIDSTQAAQDLAGCTHVEGSLIINLRQGYNLELELQQSLGLIETITGFLKIKHSFALVSLGFFKNLKLIRGDAMVDGNYTLYVLDNQNLQQLGAWVAAGLTIPVGKIYFAFNPRLCLEHIYRLEEVTGTRGRQNKAEINPRTNGDRAACQTRTLRFVSNVTQADSILLRWERYEPLEARDLLSFIVYYKESPFQNATEHTGPDACGTQSWNLLDVELPLSRTQEPGVTLAPLKPWTQYAVFVRAITLTTAEDSPHQGAQSPIVYLRTLPAAPTVPQDVISTSNSSSHLLVRWKPPIQRNGNITYYLVLWQRLAEDGDLYLNDYCHRGLRLPTSNNDPRFDREDGELEAEMEPGCCPCQHPPPGQVLPPLEAQEASFQKKFENFLHNAITIPKSPWKVTSVNKSPQRHAGRHRRAAGALRLGGNSSDFEIQEDKVPRERAVLSGLRHFTEYRIDIHACNHAAHTVGCSAATFVFARTMPHREADGIPGKVAWEAASKSSVLLRWLEPPDPNGLILKYEIKYRRLGEEATVLCVSRLRYAKFGGVQLALLPPGNYSARVRATSLAGNGSWTESIAFYVPGPEEEDSGGLHVLLTVTPVGLMLFIILAALGFFYGRKRNSTLYASVNPEYFSASDMYIPDEWEVPREQISIIRELGQGSFGMVYEGLAQGLEAGEESTPVALKTVNELASPRERIEFLKEASVMKAFKCHHVVRLLGVVSQGQPTLVIMELMTRGDLKSHLRSLRPEAENNPGLPRPALGDMIQMAGEIADGMAYLAANKFVHRDLAARNCMVSQDFTVKIGDFGMTRDVYETDYYRKGGKGLLPVRWMAPESLKDGIFTTHSDVWSFGVVLWEIVTLAEQPYQGLSNEQVLKFVMDGGVLEELESCPLQLQELMSRCWQQNPRLRPTFTHILDSIRGELRPSFRLFSFYYSPECQGSQGALLPNAKPNSLPTPEGAPSDCMPQNGGPGH, from the exons ATGGCAGTGCCCAGTCTGTGCCCATGGGTCGCATGCCTGCTGGTGATCCTCCTCTCCTTGGGATTTGGCTTGGACACACTAGAGG TGTGCCCCAGCCTGGACATCcgctcagaggtggcagagctgCGCCGGCTGGAGAACTGCAGCGTGGTGGAGGGCCATCTGCAGATCCTGCTCATGTTCACGGCCACGGGCGAGGACTTCCGCGGCCTCAGCTTCCCGCGCCTCACTCAGGTCACTGACTACCTGCTGCTCTTCCGCGTGTACGGCCTGGAGAGCCTGCGGGACCTCTTCCCCAACCTCGCGGTCGTGCGCGGCGCCCGCCTCTTCCTGGGTTATGCGCTGGTGGTCTATGAGATGCCGCACCTGCGGGACGTGGGGCTGCTGGCGCTGGGGGCCGTGCTGCGCGGGGCCGTGCGGGTAGAGAAGAACCAGGAGCTCTGTCATCTCTCCACCATCGACTGGGGGCTGCTGCAGCCCTCGCCCAGCGCCAACCACATCGTGGGCAACAAACTGCGTGAGGAGTGTGCCGACGTGTGCCCCGGCGTGCTGGGTGCCACCGGCCAGCCCTGCGCCAGGACCACCTTCAGTGGGCACACCGACTACAGATGCTGGACCTCCAGCCACTGCCAGAGAG TGTGTCCCTGCCCCCATGGGCTGGCCTGCACAGCTGGGGGTGAGTGCTGCCACACTGAATGCCTGGGGGGCTGCAGCCGGCCGGAAGACCCCCGCGCCTGCGTCGCCTGTCGCCACCTCTACTTCCAGGGTGCCTGCCACCGGGCCTGCCCTCCAGGCACCTACCAGCACGAGTCCTGGCGCTGTGTCACGGCAGAGCGCTGTGCCAGCCTGCGCTCTGTGCCCGGCCGCACCTCCATCTTTGGCATCCACGAGGGCAGCTGCCTGGCCCAGTGCCCTCCGGGCTTTACCCGCAACGGCAGCAG CATGTTCTGCCACAAGTGTGAGGGGCTGTGCCCCAAAGAGTGCAAGGTGGGTACCAAGACCATCGACTCCACGCAGGCGGCACAGGACCTGGCAGGCTGCACCCACGTGGAGGGGAGCCTCATCATCAACCTCCGCCAGGGCT ACAACCTAGAGCTGGAGCTGCAACAGAGCCTGGGGCTGATAGAGACCATCACTGGCTTCCTCAAGATCAAGCACTCCTTTGCCCTCGTGTCCCTGGGCTTTTTCAAGAACCTCAAACTCATCCGAGGGGACGCCATGGTGGATGG GAACTACACCCTGTATGTGCTGGACAACCAGAACCTACAGcagctgggggcctgggtggctgcgGGGCTCACCATTCCCGTGGGCAAGATATACTTCGCTTTCAACCCTCGCCTCTGCTTGGAGCACATCTACCGCCTGGAAGAGGTGACCGGCACGCGGGGACGGCAAAACAAGGCTGAGATCAACCCCCGCACCAACGGAGACCGCGCCGCCT gccaAACTCGCACCCTGCGCTTCGTGTCCAACGTGACGCAAGCTGACAGCATCTTGCTGCGCTGGGAGCGCTACGAGCCGCTGGAGGCTCGGGACCTGCTCAGCTTCATCGTGTACTACAAGGAGTC CCCATTCCAGAATGCCACAGAGCACACAGGTCCAGATGCCTGTGGAACCCAGAGCTGGAACCTGCTGGATGTGGAGCTGCCCTTAAGCCGCACCCAAGAACCCGGGGTGACTCTAGCACCCCTCAAGCCCTGGACACAATATGCAGTGTTTGTACGGGCCATCACACTGACCACTGCTGAGGACAGCCCCCACCAAGGAGCCCAGAGCCCCATTGTCTACCTCCGAACCCTGCCTGCGG CGCCCACTGTGCCCCAGGATGTCATCTCCACGTCCAATTCCTCGTCCCACCTGCTGGTGCGTTGGAAGCCACCGATTCAGCGCAACGGGAATATCACCTACTACCTGGTGCTGTGGCAGCGTCTGGCGGAGGACGGCGACCTCTATCTCAACGACTACTGCCACCGCG GCCTGCGGCTGCCCACCAGCAACAACGACCCGCGCTTCGACCGCGAGGACGGTGAACTCGAAGCCGAGATGGAGCCGGGCTGCTGCCCTTGCCAGCACCCACCGCCTGGGCAGGTCCTGCCGCCGCTGGAGGCGCAAGAGGCCTCGTTCCAGAAGAAGTTCGAAAACTTCCTGCACAACGCCATCACCATCCCCAA GTCCCCCTGGAAGGTGACGTCCGTCAATAAGAGCCCTCAAAG ACACGCGGGGAGGCACCGCCGGGCCGCCGGGGCGCTCCGGCTTGGGGGCAACAGCTCGGATTTCGAGATCCAGGAAGACAAAGTGCCCCGGGAGCGAGCAGTGTTGAGTGGTCTGCGCCACTTTACGGAATATCGTATCGACATCCATGCCTGCAACCACGCGGCTCACACCGTGGGCTGCAGCGCGGCCACGTTCGTCTTCGCGCGCACCATGCCGCACA GAGAAGCTGATGGCATCCCAGGGAAGGTGGCCTGGGAGGCAGCCAGCAAAAGCAGTGTCCTCCTGCGCTGGCTGGAGCCACCTGACCCCAACGGACTCATCCTCAAGTATGAAATCAAGTACCGCCGCTTGGGAGAG GAGGCCACAGTGCTATGTGTGTCCCGCCTACGATATGCCAAATTTGGGGGTGTCCAGCTGGCCCTGCTGCCCCCTGGAAACTACTCCGCCAGAGTTCGGGCAACCTCGCTGGCTGGCAACGGCTCCTGGACAGAAAGTATCGCTTTCTACGTCCCCGGCCCAG AGGAGGAAGACTCCGGGGGGCTGCACGTCCTTCTCACTGTCACCCCCGTGGGGCTCATGCTGTTCATCATTCTTGCCGCCCTCGGTTTCTTCTACGGCAGGAAGAG AAACAGCACCCTCTATGCCTCTGTGAATCCGGAGTACTTCAGCGCCTCTGATA TGTACATCCCTGATGAGTGGGAGGTGCCTCGGGAGCAGATCTCCATAATCCGAGAGCTGGGCCAGGGCTCCTTTGGGATGGTATATGAAGGCCTGGCACAAGGACTAGAGGCTGGAGAGGAGTCTACACCCGTGGCCCTGAAGACAGTGAATGAGCTGGCCAGCCCACGAGAACGCATTGAGTTCCTCAAGGAAGCCTCTGTCATGAAGGCATTCAAGTGTCACCATGTG GTACGTCTCCTGGGTGTTGTGTCTCAAGGCCAGCCAACTCTGGTCATCATGGAGTTAATGACTCGTGGGGACCTCAAGAGCCATCTTCGATCTCTGCGGCCTGAGGCAGAG AACAACCCTGGGCTCCCACGGCCAGCACTGGGAGATATGATCCAGATGGCTGGTGAGATTGCAGATGGCATGGCTTACCTCGCTGCCAACAAGTTTGTGCATCGAGACCTGGCAGCCAGAAACTGCATGGTGTCCCAAGACTTCACCGTCAAGATTGGGg ACTTCGGGATGACTCGAGACGTGTACGAGACAGACTATTACCGCAAGGGCGGGAAGGGGCTGCTGCCCGTGCGCTGGATGGCCCCCGAGTCCCTCAAAGATGGAATCTTCACCACACATTCGGATGTTTG GTCCTTCGGGGTGGTGCTCTGGGAGATCGTGACCCTAGCTGAACAGCCCTACCAGGGTTTATCCAACGAGCAGGTGCTCAAGTTTGTCATGGATGGTGGGGTCCTGGAAGAGCTGGAGAGCTGTCCCCTTCAGCT gcaAGAACTGATGAGCCGCTGCTGGCAGCAGAACCCACGCCTGCGGCCCACCTTCACCCACATCCTGGACAGCATTCGGGGGGAACTGCGGCCCTCTTTCCGCCTCTTTTCCTTCTATTACAGCCCAGAGTGCCAGGGGAGCCAGGGGGCCCTGCTGCCTAATGCCAAACCCAACTCCCTACCAACCCCAGAAGGGGCTCCCTCAGACTGCATGCCCCAAAATGGGGGTCCAGGGCACTGA
- the INSRR gene encoding insulin receptor-related protein isoform X1, which translates to MPPRWAPTLPSLLKPTSLWPSGPARPCSSLEPSAEVRTGTMAVPSLCPWVACLLVILLSLGFGLDTLEVCPSLDIRSEVAELRRLENCSVVEGHLQILLMFTATGEDFRGLSFPRLTQVTDYLLLFRVYGLESLRDLFPNLAVVRGARLFLGYALVVYEMPHLRDVGLLALGAVLRGAVRVEKNQELCHLSTIDWGLLQPSPSANHIVGNKLREECADVCPGVLGATGQPCARTTFSGHTDYRCWTSSHCQRVCPCPHGLACTAGGECCHTECLGGCSRPEDPRACVACRHLYFQGACHRACPPGTYQHESWRCVTAERCASLRSVPGRTSIFGIHEGSCLAQCPPGFTRNGSSMFCHKCEGLCPKECKVGTKTIDSTQAAQDLAGCTHVEGSLIINLRQGYNLELELQQSLGLIETITGFLKIKHSFALVSLGFFKNLKLIRGDAMVDGNYTLYVLDNQNLQQLGAWVAAGLTIPVGKIYFAFNPRLCLEHIYRLEEVTGTRGRQNKAEINPRTNGDRAACQTRTLRFVSNVTQADSILLRWERYEPLEARDLLSFIVYYKESPFQNATEHTGPDACGTQSWNLLDVELPLSRTQEPGVTLAPLKPWTQYAVFVRAITLTTAEDSPHQGAQSPIVYLRTLPAAPTVPQDVISTSNSSSHLLVRWKPPIQRNGNITYYLVLWQRLAEDGDLYLNDYCHRGLRLPTSNNDPRFDREDGELEAEMEPGCCPCQHPPPGQVLPPLEAQEASFQKKFENFLHNAITIPKSPWKVTSVNKSPQRHAGRHRRAAGALRLGGNSSDFEIQEDKVPRERAVLSGLRHFTEYRIDIHACNHAAHTVGCSAATFVFARTMPHREADGIPGKVAWEAASKSSVLLRWLEPPDPNGLILKYEIKYRRLGEEATVLCVSRLRYAKFGGVQLALLPPGNYSARVRATSLAGNGSWTESIAFYVPGPEEEDSGGLHVLLTVTPVGLMLFIILAALGFFYGRKRNSTLYASVNPEYFSASDMYIPDEWEVPREQISIIRELGQGSFGMVYEGLAQGLEAGEESTPVALKTVNELASPRERIEFLKEASVMKAFKCHHVVRLLGVVSQGQPTLVIMELMTRGDLKSHLRSLRPEAENNPGLPRPALGDMIQMAGEIADGMAYLAANKFVHRDLAARNCMVSQDFTVKIGDFGMTRDVYETDYYRKGGKGLLPVRWMAPESLKDGIFTTHSDVWSFGVVLWEIVTLAEQPYQGLSNEQVLKFVMDGGVLEELESCPLQLQELMSRCWQQNPRLRPTFTHILDSIRGELRPSFRLFSFYYSPECQGSQGALLPNAKPNSLPTPEGAPSDCMPQNGGPGH; encoded by the exons ATGCCCCCTCGGTGGGCCCctacccttccctccctgctgaAGCCCACATCTCTGTGGCCCTCAGGGCCTGCCagaccctgctcctccctggaGCCATCTGCAGAAGTCAGGACCGGGACAATGGCAGTGCCCAGTCTGTGCCCATGGGTCGCATGCCTGCTGGTGATCCTCCTCTCCTTGGGATTTGGCTTGGACACACTAGAGG TGTGCCCCAGCCTGGACATCcgctcagaggtggcagagctgCGCCGGCTGGAGAACTGCAGCGTGGTGGAGGGCCATCTGCAGATCCTGCTCATGTTCACGGCCACGGGCGAGGACTTCCGCGGCCTCAGCTTCCCGCGCCTCACTCAGGTCACTGACTACCTGCTGCTCTTCCGCGTGTACGGCCTGGAGAGCCTGCGGGACCTCTTCCCCAACCTCGCGGTCGTGCGCGGCGCCCGCCTCTTCCTGGGTTATGCGCTGGTGGTCTATGAGATGCCGCACCTGCGGGACGTGGGGCTGCTGGCGCTGGGGGCCGTGCTGCGCGGGGCCGTGCGGGTAGAGAAGAACCAGGAGCTCTGTCATCTCTCCACCATCGACTGGGGGCTGCTGCAGCCCTCGCCCAGCGCCAACCACATCGTGGGCAACAAACTGCGTGAGGAGTGTGCCGACGTGTGCCCCGGCGTGCTGGGTGCCACCGGCCAGCCCTGCGCCAGGACCACCTTCAGTGGGCACACCGACTACAGATGCTGGACCTCCAGCCACTGCCAGAGAG TGTGTCCCTGCCCCCATGGGCTGGCCTGCACAGCTGGGGGTGAGTGCTGCCACACTGAATGCCTGGGGGGCTGCAGCCGGCCGGAAGACCCCCGCGCCTGCGTCGCCTGTCGCCACCTCTACTTCCAGGGTGCCTGCCACCGGGCCTGCCCTCCAGGCACCTACCAGCACGAGTCCTGGCGCTGTGTCACGGCAGAGCGCTGTGCCAGCCTGCGCTCTGTGCCCGGCCGCACCTCCATCTTTGGCATCCACGAGGGCAGCTGCCTGGCCCAGTGCCCTCCGGGCTTTACCCGCAACGGCAGCAG CATGTTCTGCCACAAGTGTGAGGGGCTGTGCCCCAAAGAGTGCAAGGTGGGTACCAAGACCATCGACTCCACGCAGGCGGCACAGGACCTGGCAGGCTGCACCCACGTGGAGGGGAGCCTCATCATCAACCTCCGCCAGGGCT ACAACCTAGAGCTGGAGCTGCAACAGAGCCTGGGGCTGATAGAGACCATCACTGGCTTCCTCAAGATCAAGCACTCCTTTGCCCTCGTGTCCCTGGGCTTTTTCAAGAACCTCAAACTCATCCGAGGGGACGCCATGGTGGATGG GAACTACACCCTGTATGTGCTGGACAACCAGAACCTACAGcagctgggggcctgggtggctgcgGGGCTCACCATTCCCGTGGGCAAGATATACTTCGCTTTCAACCCTCGCCTCTGCTTGGAGCACATCTACCGCCTGGAAGAGGTGACCGGCACGCGGGGACGGCAAAACAAGGCTGAGATCAACCCCCGCACCAACGGAGACCGCGCCGCCT gccaAACTCGCACCCTGCGCTTCGTGTCCAACGTGACGCAAGCTGACAGCATCTTGCTGCGCTGGGAGCGCTACGAGCCGCTGGAGGCTCGGGACCTGCTCAGCTTCATCGTGTACTACAAGGAGTC CCCATTCCAGAATGCCACAGAGCACACAGGTCCAGATGCCTGTGGAACCCAGAGCTGGAACCTGCTGGATGTGGAGCTGCCCTTAAGCCGCACCCAAGAACCCGGGGTGACTCTAGCACCCCTCAAGCCCTGGACACAATATGCAGTGTTTGTACGGGCCATCACACTGACCACTGCTGAGGACAGCCCCCACCAAGGAGCCCAGAGCCCCATTGTCTACCTCCGAACCCTGCCTGCGG CGCCCACTGTGCCCCAGGATGTCATCTCCACGTCCAATTCCTCGTCCCACCTGCTGGTGCGTTGGAAGCCACCGATTCAGCGCAACGGGAATATCACCTACTACCTGGTGCTGTGGCAGCGTCTGGCGGAGGACGGCGACCTCTATCTCAACGACTACTGCCACCGCG GCCTGCGGCTGCCCACCAGCAACAACGACCCGCGCTTCGACCGCGAGGACGGTGAACTCGAAGCCGAGATGGAGCCGGGCTGCTGCCCTTGCCAGCACCCACCGCCTGGGCAGGTCCTGCCGCCGCTGGAGGCGCAAGAGGCCTCGTTCCAGAAGAAGTTCGAAAACTTCCTGCACAACGCCATCACCATCCCCAA GTCCCCCTGGAAGGTGACGTCCGTCAATAAGAGCCCTCAAAG ACACGCGGGGAGGCACCGCCGGGCCGCCGGGGCGCTCCGGCTTGGGGGCAACAGCTCGGATTTCGAGATCCAGGAAGACAAAGTGCCCCGGGAGCGAGCAGTGTTGAGTGGTCTGCGCCACTTTACGGAATATCGTATCGACATCCATGCCTGCAACCACGCGGCTCACACCGTGGGCTGCAGCGCGGCCACGTTCGTCTTCGCGCGCACCATGCCGCACA GAGAAGCTGATGGCATCCCAGGGAAGGTGGCCTGGGAGGCAGCCAGCAAAAGCAGTGTCCTCCTGCGCTGGCTGGAGCCACCTGACCCCAACGGACTCATCCTCAAGTATGAAATCAAGTACCGCCGCTTGGGAGAG GAGGCCACAGTGCTATGTGTGTCCCGCCTACGATATGCCAAATTTGGGGGTGTCCAGCTGGCCCTGCTGCCCCCTGGAAACTACTCCGCCAGAGTTCGGGCAACCTCGCTGGCTGGCAACGGCTCCTGGACAGAAAGTATCGCTTTCTACGTCCCCGGCCCAG AGGAGGAAGACTCCGGGGGGCTGCACGTCCTTCTCACTGTCACCCCCGTGGGGCTCATGCTGTTCATCATTCTTGCCGCCCTCGGTTTCTTCTACGGCAGGAAGAG AAACAGCACCCTCTATGCCTCTGTGAATCCGGAGTACTTCAGCGCCTCTGATA TGTACATCCCTGATGAGTGGGAGGTGCCTCGGGAGCAGATCTCCATAATCCGAGAGCTGGGCCAGGGCTCCTTTGGGATGGTATATGAAGGCCTGGCACAAGGACTAGAGGCTGGAGAGGAGTCTACACCCGTGGCCCTGAAGACAGTGAATGAGCTGGCCAGCCCACGAGAACGCATTGAGTTCCTCAAGGAAGCCTCTGTCATGAAGGCATTCAAGTGTCACCATGTG GTACGTCTCCTGGGTGTTGTGTCTCAAGGCCAGCCAACTCTGGTCATCATGGAGTTAATGACTCGTGGGGACCTCAAGAGCCATCTTCGATCTCTGCGGCCTGAGGCAGAG AACAACCCTGGGCTCCCACGGCCAGCACTGGGAGATATGATCCAGATGGCTGGTGAGATTGCAGATGGCATGGCTTACCTCGCTGCCAACAAGTTTGTGCATCGAGACCTGGCAGCCAGAAACTGCATGGTGTCCCAAGACTTCACCGTCAAGATTGGGg ACTTCGGGATGACTCGAGACGTGTACGAGACAGACTATTACCGCAAGGGCGGGAAGGGGCTGCTGCCCGTGCGCTGGATGGCCCCCGAGTCCCTCAAAGATGGAATCTTCACCACACATTCGGATGTTTG GTCCTTCGGGGTGGTGCTCTGGGAGATCGTGACCCTAGCTGAACAGCCCTACCAGGGTTTATCCAACGAGCAGGTGCTCAAGTTTGTCATGGATGGTGGGGTCCTGGAAGAGCTGGAGAGCTGTCCCCTTCAGCT gcaAGAACTGATGAGCCGCTGCTGGCAGCAGAACCCACGCCTGCGGCCCACCTTCACCCACATCCTGGACAGCATTCGGGGGGAACTGCGGCCCTCTTTCCGCCTCTTTTCCTTCTATTACAGCCCAGAGTGCCAGGGGAGCCAGGGGGCCCTGCTGCCTAATGCCAAACCCAACTCCCTACCAACCCCAGAAGGGGCTCCCTCAGACTGCATGCCCCAAAATGGGGGTCCAGGGCACTGA